A section of the Agromyces aurantiacus genome encodes:
- a CDS encoding 3-hydroxyacyl-CoA dehydrogenase NAD-binding domain-containing protein — MTDYSKIDFSELAAAFADDEVVTHSYVRDIRLPSGKVLALITLDNGRDHTRPSTLGPVTLLELNDRLDELQARAAAGEIQAVAVTGKPYFLAAGADLSKVGEIPSREIALKMGQLGHMVFGKLGELGVPSFAFINGLALGGGLEIALNSDYRTVDASAPAIALPEVFLGIVPAWGGAYLLPNLIGIENALRVVIENPLKQNRMLKAKDALELGIADAMFAPVNFLEDSLKWADGVLGGSIKVKRPNQPGKLEKLAKWDVAIGIARKSLEGKIGTTAKSPYVALDLLKAAKGGTKEDAFAREDEALADLVSGDQFVASIYAFNLVQKRAKKPAGAPAKELARKVTKVGIIGAGLMASQFALLFVRRLQVPVLITDLDQARVDKGLAYIRDEIGTLEQKGRIDADEANRLRALVSGTTDKADFADCDWVIEAVFEDLAVKQQVFAEVEPHLAETAILATNTSSLSVEQIGAKLAHPERVVGFHFFNPVAVMPLLEIVKAPATDDETLATAFAVAAKLKKSAVLTADAPGFVVNRLLAKVMGEAARAVDEGTPVPVVEKALTPIGLPMGPFELIDLVGWAVAAHVQDTMVREFPERFYSSENLHALAQLDGPVVEKDKHGKVTDLTKEAKKTITVGSSPVDAATILRRVEDELAREIKLMLDEQVVAAAEDIDLCLILGAGWPFPAGGATPYLDRVGASERAFGDTFHHPPIRGVGA, encoded by the coding sequence ATGACCGACTACTCGAAGATCGACTTCTCCGAGCTGGCCGCCGCCTTCGCCGACGACGAGGTCGTCACGCACTCGTACGTGCGCGACATCCGCCTGCCGTCGGGCAAGGTGCTCGCGCTCATCACGCTCGACAACGGGCGCGACCACACGCGCCCGTCGACGCTCGGTCCGGTGACGCTGCTCGAGCTGAACGACCGGCTCGACGAGCTGCAGGCCCGCGCGGCGGCCGGCGAGATCCAGGCCGTCGCCGTCACGGGCAAGCCGTACTTCCTCGCCGCGGGAGCCGACCTGTCGAAGGTGGGCGAGATCCCGAGCCGCGAGATCGCGCTGAAGATGGGCCAGCTCGGCCACATGGTCTTCGGCAAGCTCGGCGAGCTCGGCGTGCCCTCGTTCGCGTTCATCAACGGCCTGGCCCTCGGCGGCGGCCTCGAGATCGCGCTGAACAGCGACTACCGCACCGTGGATGCCTCGGCGCCGGCGATCGCGCTGCCCGAGGTGTTCCTCGGCATCGTGCCGGCGTGGGGCGGCGCCTACCTGCTGCCGAACCTCATCGGCATCGAGAACGCGCTGCGCGTGGTGATCGAGAACCCGCTCAAGCAGAACCGCATGCTGAAGGCGAAGGACGCGCTCGAACTCGGCATCGCCGACGCGATGTTCGCGCCGGTGAACTTCCTGGAGGATTCGCTGAAGTGGGCCGACGGCGTGCTCGGCGGCTCGATCAAGGTGAAGCGGCCGAACCAGCCCGGCAAGCTCGAGAAGCTCGCCAAGTGGGATGTCGCGATCGGCATCGCGCGCAAGAGCCTCGAGGGCAAGATCGGCACGACCGCGAAGTCGCCGTACGTGGCGCTCGACCTCCTCAAGGCGGCCAAGGGCGGCACGAAGGAGGACGCGTTCGCGCGCGAGGACGAGGCGCTCGCCGACCTCGTCTCGGGCGACCAGTTCGTCGCGTCGATCTACGCGTTCAACCTCGTGCAGAAGCGCGCGAAGAAGCCCGCGGGCGCTCCCGCGAAGGAGCTCGCCCGCAAGGTCACGAAGGTCGGCATCATCGGCGCCGGCCTCATGGCGAGCCAGTTCGCCCTCCTGTTCGTGCGCCGCCTGCAGGTGCCGGTCCTCATCACCGACCTCGACCAGGCGCGCGTCGACAAGGGCCTGGCCTACATCCGCGACGAGATCGGCACCCTCGAGCAGAAGGGCCGCATCGACGCCGACGAGGCGAACCGCCTTCGGGCGCTCGTCTCCGGGACCACCGACAAGGCCGACTTCGCCGACTGCGACTGGGTCATCGAGGCGGTCTTCGAGGACCTCGCGGTCAAGCAGCAGGTCTTCGCCGAGGTCGAGCCGCACCTCGCCGAGACGGCGATCCTCGCGACGAACACCTCGTCGCTCTCGGTCGAGCAGATCGGCGCGAAGCTGGCCCACCCCGAGCGCGTCGTCGGCTTCCACTTCTTCAACCCGGTCGCGGTCATGCCGTTGCTCGAGATCGTGAAGGCGCCCGCGACCGACGACGAGACGCTCGCCACGGCCTTCGCGGTCGCCGCGAAGCTGAAGAAGAGCGCGGTGCTCACGGCTGATGCGCCGGGCTTCGTCGTGAACCGCCTGCTCGCCAAGGTCATGGGCGAGGCCGCCCGCGCCGTCGACGAGGGCACGCCGGTGCCCGTCGTCGAGAAGGCGCTCACGCCGATCGGGTTGCCGATGGGACCGTTCGAGCTCATCGACCTCGTCGGCTGGGCAGTGGCCGCGCACGTGCAGGACACCATGGTGCGCGAGTTCCCCGAGCGGTTCTACTCGTCGGAGAACCTGCACGCGCTCGCGCAGCTCGACGGCCCGGTCGTCGAGAAGGACAAGCACGGCAAGGTCACCGACCTCACCAAGGAGGCGAAGAAGACCATCACCGTCGGCTCGTCGCCGGTCGACGCGGCCACGATCCTCCGTCGGGTGGAAGACGAGCTCGCGCGCGAGATCAAGCTGATGCTCGACGAGCAGGTCGTCGCCGCGGCCGAGGACATCGACCTCTGCCTGATCCTCGGTGCCGGATGGCCGTTCCCGGCCGGCGGCGCGACGCCCTACCTCGACCGGGTCGGTGCTTCGGAGCGCGCCTTCGGCGACACGTTCCACCACCCGCCGATCCGCGGCGTGGGCGCCTGA
- a CDS encoding HRDC domain-containing protein has translation MADEFHVIDSREAYDEAVERIEGGSGPVAVDAERASGFRYSQRAYLIQLYRRGSGTFLFDPTMLGGFGEVQALIRDEEWVLHAASQDLACLREVGLDPVRIFDTELAARLLGMPRVGLASVVEELLDIKLAKEHSAADWSTRPLPQSWLRYAALDVELLVDVRDRLAERLAEAGKAGIAEQEFEATVRREAKPPAAEPWRRLSGIHALRSPRNLAVARELWLARDALAVEADVAPGRLIPDASILAVAKNLPESKRALADLKAFNGRASRTELDRWWAAIETARTAEPPATRVPSDAPPPPRAWAARNPEADARLRFAKEAVAEVAERLEMPVENVLTPDHLRRVAWHPPIEPTAGNVADALAALGARPWQLEATAQIIADAFVRAAQSLADAAHEAS, from the coding sequence GTGGCTGACGAGTTCCACGTGATCGACTCCCGCGAGGCGTACGACGAGGCCGTCGAGCGCATCGAGGGCGGATCGGGCCCCGTGGCCGTCGACGCGGAGCGGGCGAGCGGATTCCGCTACTCGCAACGCGCCTACCTGATCCAGCTCTACCGTCGGGGTTCGGGCACGTTCCTGTTCGACCCGACGATGCTCGGGGGGTTCGGCGAGGTGCAGGCGCTGATCCGCGACGAGGAGTGGGTGCTGCACGCGGCGAGCCAGGACCTGGCCTGCCTGCGCGAGGTCGGGCTCGACCCCGTCCGCATCTTCGACACCGAGCTCGCGGCGCGCCTGCTCGGCATGCCGCGCGTGGGCCTCGCATCCGTCGTCGAGGAGCTCCTGGACATCAAGCTCGCCAAGGAGCACTCCGCCGCCGACTGGTCGACGAGGCCCCTGCCGCAGTCGTGGCTCCGGTACGCGGCGCTCGACGTCGAACTGCTCGTCGACGTGCGAGACCGCCTCGCCGAGCGACTCGCCGAGGCCGGCAAGGCGGGGATCGCCGAGCAGGAGTTCGAGGCGACCGTGCGCCGCGAGGCGAAGCCGCCCGCCGCCGAGCCCTGGCGGCGGCTGAGCGGCATCCACGCGCTGCGCTCGCCCCGCAACCTCGCGGTCGCCCGCGAACTCTGGCTGGCGCGCGACGCCCTCGCGGTCGAGGCCGACGTGGCACCCGGCCGGCTGATCCCCGACGCATCCATCCTCGCGGTGGCCAAGAACCTGCCCGAGTCCAAGCGCGCGCTCGCCGACCTCAAGGCGTTCAACGGCCGCGCGAGCCGCACCGAGCTCGACCGGTGGTGGGCCGCCATCGAGACGGCGCGCACCGCCGAGCCGCCCGCGACGCGCGTGCCGAGCGACGCTCCCCCGCCGCCCCGCGCGTGGGCGGCGCGCAACCCCGAGGCGGACGCGCGGCTGCGGTTCGCGAAGGAGGCGGTCGCCGAGGTCGCCGAGCGGTTGGAGATGCCCGTCGAGAACGTACTCACGCCCGATCACCTGCGGCGCGTGGCGTGGCATCCGCCCATCGAGCCCACCGCGGGCAACGTCGCCGACGCCCTCGCCGCACTCGGCGCGCGGCCCTGGCAGCTTGAGGCAACTGCACAGATAATCGCCGATGCCTTTGTGCGAGCGGCACAATCGCTCGCGGACGCCGCGCACGAGGCTTCGTAG
- the dxs gene encoding 1-deoxy-D-xylulose-5-phosphate synthase, whose amino-acid sequence MRLLDTIRGPRDLDALTQDQLDELAREIREVLVSGVSKTGGHLGPNLGVVELTIAIHRVFDSPRDPIIFDTGHQSYVHKLLTGRQDLSTLRQTGGMAGYPQRSESVHDVVESSHASSSLSWADGISKAFEMTGQGDRHVVAVVGDGALTGGMTWEALNNISDDNTRNLVVVVNDNGRSYAPTIGGMARFLNSVRTKQSYRTLHLRSRSAFDKLGSPGRAIYRGVRGGLHGFLSRFSGNEALYSNLDIKYIGPIDGHDERAVEEALRQAKSYGAPVIVHTITEKGRGYEPARRDVADQFHAVGQIDPETGESMEKASAPSWTGVFADELVSLAERDERLVGITAAMLRPTGLHRMAERFPARVFDVGIAEQHAATSAAGLAFGGLHPVVAIYATFINRAFDQVLMDVALHKAGVTFVLDRAGVTGPDGPSHHGVWDLSILQVVPGIRIAAPRDSVRLAEELGEAVRVDDGPTVLRFPKGTVGTEYDSVRRTDDGVDVLLESERKDVLIVTVGPMAGIGLDVAQRLEAQGIGATVVDPRWVVPVPESVVRLAAEYRIVVSIEDGIRVGGIGTRIRQDLREAGVDTAVTEVGLPDEFLDHGSRGDILERVGLTPQHIARDVTGMVLGSKLPHARGAGLEPVSSDTGSQPRV is encoded by the coding sequence ATGAGGCTGCTCGACACGATCCGCGGACCCCGCGACCTCGACGCGCTCACCCAGGACCAGCTCGACGAACTCGCCCGCGAGATCCGCGAGGTGCTCGTCTCCGGCGTGTCCAAGACGGGCGGCCACCTCGGTCCCAACCTCGGCGTCGTCGAGCTCACCATCGCCATCCACCGCGTCTTCGATTCGCCCCGCGACCCGATCATCTTCGATACGGGCCACCAGTCGTACGTGCACAAGCTCTTGACGGGCCGGCAGGACCTCTCCACGCTGCGCCAGACCGGCGGCATGGCCGGCTACCCGCAGCGCTCCGAGTCGGTGCACGACGTCGTCGAGAGCTCGCACGCCTCCAGCTCGCTCTCGTGGGCCGACGGCATCTCCAAGGCGTTCGAGATGACCGGGCAGGGCGACCGCCATGTGGTCGCGGTCGTCGGCGACGGCGCCCTCACGGGCGGCATGACGTGGGAGGCGCTGAACAACATCTCCGACGACAACACGCGCAACCTCGTGGTCGTCGTGAACGACAACGGCCGCTCCTATGCACCGACCATCGGCGGCATGGCGCGGTTCCTCAACTCGGTGCGCACGAAGCAGTCGTACCGCACGCTGCACCTGCGCAGCCGCAGCGCCTTCGACAAGCTCGGCTCGCCGGGCCGCGCGATCTACCGCGGCGTCCGGGGCGGCCTGCACGGCTTCCTCAGCCGGTTCAGCGGCAACGAGGCGCTCTACTCCAACCTCGACATCAAGTACATCGGCCCCATCGACGGCCACGACGAACGCGCCGTCGAGGAGGCGCTGCGCCAGGCCAAGTCGTACGGCGCCCCGGTGATCGTGCACACGATCACCGAGAAGGGCCGCGGCTACGAGCCGGCCCGACGCGACGTGGCCGACCAGTTCCACGCCGTCGGCCAGATCGACCCCGAGACCGGCGAGTCGATGGAGAAGGCCTCCGCGCCGTCCTGGACCGGCGTGTTCGCCGACGAGCTCGTGAGCCTCGCCGAGCGAGACGAGCGACTCGTGGGCATCACGGCGGCCATGCTCCGGCCGACCGGCCTGCACCGGATGGCCGAGCGGTTCCCGGCCCGGGTCTTCGACGTCGGCATCGCCGAGCAGCACGCCGCGACCTCGGCCGCCGGCCTCGCGTTCGGTGGCCTGCACCCCGTCGTGGCGATCTACGCGACGTTCATCAACCGGGCGTTCGACCAGGTGCTGATGGATGTCGCGCTGCACAAGGCCGGCGTGACCTTCGTGCTCGACCGGGCCGGCGTCACCGGCCCCGACGGCCCGAGCCACCACGGCGTGTGGGACCTCTCGATCCTGCAGGTCGTCCCCGGCATCCGCATCGCGGCACCGCGCGACTCGGTGCGCCTGGCCGAGGAGCTCGGCGAGGCGGTCCGGGTCGACGACGGCCCCACCGTGCTGCGCTTCCCGAAGGGGACGGTCGGCACCGAGTACGATTCGGTGCGCCGGACCGACGACGGCGTCGACGTGCTCCTCGAGTCGGAGCGCAAGGACGTGCTCATCGTCACGGTCGGTCCGATGGCCGGCATCGGTCTCGACGTCGCGCAGCGGCTCGAGGCGCAGGGGATCGGGGCGACCGTGGTCGACCCGCGCTGGGTCGTGCCGGTGCCCGAGAGCGTCGTGCGCCTCGCGGCCGAGTACCGCATCGTGGTGAGCATCGAGGACGGCATCCGCGTCGGCGGCATCGGCACGCGCATCCGCCAGGACCTGCGCGAGGCCGGCGTCGACACCGCGGTGACCGAGGTGGGCCTGCCCGACGAGTTCCTCGACCACGGCTCGCGCGGCGACATCCTCGAGCGGGTCGGGCTGACGCCCCAGCACATCGCGCGCGACGTCACCGGGATGGTGCTCGGCAGCAAGCTGCCGCACGCGCGCGGGGCGGGCCTGGAGCCGGTGTCGAGCGACACGGGCTCGCAGCCCCGCGTCTGA
- a CDS encoding thiolase family protein, which yields MAERADVVFVDGVRTPFGRAGEKGMYWNTRADDLAVKAITGLLERNPNLPTDRVDDVAIAATTQQGDQGLTLGRTAAILAGLPLSVPGFAIDRMCAGAMTAVTTTGSGIGFGQYDVVIAGGVEHMGRHPMGLDADPNPRFLAEKLVAADALNMGNTAERLHDRFPELTKERSDRFGVRSQQKVQAAYDAGHIQPDLVPVALRTAEGWGLATEDEGRRPETTMEGLATLKTPFRPHGRVTAGNASPLTDGATASILASADAAKELGLPVKMRMVSFGFAGVQPEVMGIGPIPSTEKALTRAGLKIEDIGLFELNEAFAVQVLSFLDHFGIDDEDPRVNQWGGAIAIGHPLAASGVRLMIQLARQFELHPEVRYGLTAMCVGLGQGGSVIWENPHHKRYGKGR from the coding sequence GTGGCTGAACGAGCTGATGTCGTGTTCGTCGACGGGGTCCGGACCCCGTTCGGACGGGCCGGCGAGAAGGGCATGTACTGGAACACGAGGGCGGACGACCTCGCGGTCAAGGCCATCACCGGTCTGCTCGAGCGCAACCCGAACCTTCCCACCGACCGCGTGGACGATGTGGCCATCGCCGCCACCACGCAGCAGGGCGACCAGGGCCTCACCCTCGGCCGCACCGCGGCGATCCTCGCCGGGCTGCCGCTGAGCGTGCCCGGCTTCGCGATCGACCGGATGTGCGCCGGCGCGATGACCGCCGTGACGACGACGGGGTCGGGCATCGGCTTCGGCCAGTACGACGTCGTCATCGCGGGCGGCGTCGAGCACATGGGCCGCCACCCGATGGGCCTGGACGCCGACCCGAACCCCCGCTTCCTCGCGGAGAAGCTCGTCGCCGCCGACGCGCTGAACATGGGCAACACGGCCGAGCGCCTGCACGACCGCTTCCCCGAGCTCACCAAGGAGCGCAGCGACCGGTTCGGCGTGCGCAGCCAGCAGAAGGTGCAGGCCGCGTACGACGCCGGGCACATCCAGCCCGACCTCGTGCCGGTCGCCCTCCGCACCGCCGAGGGCTGGGGCCTCGCGACCGAGGACGAGGGGCGCCGCCCCGAGACCACCATGGAGGGCCTCGCCACCCTCAAGACGCCGTTCCGGCCGCACGGCCGCGTCACGGCCGGCAACGCCTCCCCGCTGACCGACGGCGCGACCGCGTCGATCCTCGCGAGCGCCGACGCCGCCAAGGAGCTCGGCCTGCCCGTGAAGATGCGCATGGTGAGCTTCGGCTTCGCCGGCGTGCAGCCCGAGGTCATGGGCATCGGCCCCATCCCCTCGACCGAGAAGGCGCTCACGCGCGCCGGCCTGAAGATCGAGGACATCGGGCTCTTCGAGCTCAACGAGGCCTTCGCCGTCCAGGTGCTCAGCTTCCTCGACCACTTCGGCATCGACGATGAGGACCCGCGCGTCAACCAGTGGGGCGGGGCGATCGCGATCGGCCACCCGCTCGCCGCGTCGGGCGTGCGCCTCATGATCCAGCTCGCACGCCAGTTCGAGCTGCACCCCGAGGTGCGCTACGGCCTCACGGCCATGTGCGTCGGCCTCGGACAGGGCGGCAGCGTCATCTGGGAGAACCCGCACCACAAGCGCTACGGAAAGGGCCGCTGA
- a CDS encoding dihydrofolate reductase family protein, whose translation MTKIQYYVASTLDGFIADEHDDLAWLLQFGMDDFTEHYERFFAQVGALVLGATTYEWVLREGGGWPYGAIPTWVLTHRELEVPEGADVRFASGPVAPVADAAVAAADGRNVWVIGGGPVAAQFLEAGRLDELLVTYMPVALGRGRPLLPVGAVTPPLELVEVTRLGDAVEHVYRVG comes from the coding sequence GTGACGAAGATCCAGTACTACGTGGCCTCCACCCTCGACGGATTCATCGCCGACGAGCACGACGACCTCGCCTGGCTGCTGCAGTTCGGCATGGACGACTTCACCGAGCACTACGAGCGGTTCTTCGCCCAGGTCGGCGCGCTCGTGCTGGGTGCGACCACCTACGAGTGGGTGCTCCGCGAGGGGGGCGGGTGGCCCTACGGCGCCATCCCGACGTGGGTGCTCACGCACCGCGAGCTCGAGGTACCCGAAGGCGCCGACGTGCGGTTCGCGTCAGGCCCGGTCGCGCCGGTCGCCGATGCTGCGGTGGCTGCAGCCGACGGGCGCAACGTGTGGGTCATCGGCGGCGGCCCGGTCGCGGCGCAGTTCCTCGAGGCCGGTCGGCTCGACGAGCTGCTCGTCACGTACATGCCCGTCGCGCTCGGCCGCGGCCGCCCCCTGCTACCCGTGGGCGCGGTCACGCCGCCGCTCGAGCTCGTCGAGGTCACGCGGCTCGGCGACGCGGTCGAGCACGTGTACCGCGTCGGCTGA